The following DNA comes from Gammaproteobacteria bacterium.
TTGAATACATCATATCTCTAGGTATGGCTCCTTCTCTAAATAATAAATATCTAACAAGATCTGATTTTTTCATCATGTGAATATTTTGTGTTTGTAGCTGGTGTGTGACATTTCCGCTTGTGTCTATCCAGTTGATATTTGAGAAGACTACGGATTCTGGATCGCGAATTAGTTGGTTGTATTCAAATGATAGTTTATGTGGATAATAAATATCATCGCCATCAAGGGTGGTTATGAAATCACCGCTTGCTTGTCTAATGGCGTTGTCTCTGTTTCGGGTTATGCCAACATTTTCTTTTTGTGATAATACTCTGATTATTGGGTTGTTCTTTGCGTAGCCTTCTATGATGTTCATGGAATTGTCAGTAGAACAGTCATCAGCGATGATGATCTCGTCTGGAATTCTCGACTGTT
Coding sequences within:
- a CDS encoding glycosyltransferase, which codes for MGKLSCIITCYNNAEYIASAIESVIKQSRIPDEIIIADDCSTDNSMNIIEGYAKNNPIIRVLSQKENVGITRNRDNAIRQASGDFITTLDGDDIYYPHKLSFEYNQLIRDPESVVFSNINWIDTSGNVTHQLQTQNIHMMKKSDLVRYLLFREGAIPRDMMYSKELFIRAGGFLPHMEIYEDWDLKLRLSNLASIWKYSGYNGIGYRRHSGGLSNANPLKHYKYMMMASLNNSEWISDILGQDAIPKSILSMTANLIGAKEIRVIT